The following DNA comes from Burkholderia sp. HI2500.
CGCCGAACTGCAGCTTCGCTGCGTCGCCGCCGCCGGCCCACTGGTACGCGACCGGAAACAGCTGCAGCCCGATCACGGTGACGATGCAGCCGGTCACGACCGGCGGGAACAGGCGGCGCAGCCGGCCGACCAGCGGCGCGGCGAAGGTCGTGATGATGCCCGCGCCGATCACCGCGCCGCACACGCCGGCGAATCCCACGCCCGGCGTCAGGCCGATCGCGATCACGGGGCCGACGCTGCTGAACGCGACGCCCTGCAGGATCGGCAGGCGCACGCCGAGTTTCCAGACGCCGACCGTTTGCAGGATCGTCGAGATGCCGGAACAGAACAGCGCGGTGCTGATCAGCACGGTCGTGTCGGCGGGCGACATCTTCAACGCCGATGCGACGATCAGCGGCACCGCGATCGCGCCGATATAGGCGACGAGCATGTGTTGCAGGCCGAGCGTCAGCATCTGGCGGCGCGGCAGGACCCGATCGACGGGATGTGAAGCAGCGTTCATGGGCGAGTCTCCTGAGGTTCGTTTGCGGGCGGGCGCGCGATGCGCCCGCCTGGCGTGCCCGTCAGGCCGCGACCGCCGCGGCGAGACAGGCATGGAAGCGGTCGGTCAGCGCGGCGCGATCGAGGTCGCGGCCGATGAAAACGATGCGTGACGAGCGCGGCTCGCACCCCCACGCCTGCGCGGCGCGCAGTTCGATCACGCCGTGCACGCCCTGCAGCACGTAGCGCTGCGCGCGGCCCTGCACGGCGAGGATGCCCTTCATCCGGAACAGGTTCGCGGTATCGGCGCGGCGCAGCTCGCCGAGCCACGCCTCGAGCGCGTCGAGATCGACGTCCGCCTCCACTTCGATGCCGACCGACGACACGCTCGCGTCGTGTTCGTGATGATCGTGATCGTCGTCGTGTGCGCGGGCTTCGTGCGCGTGGTCGTCGTGCTCATGCTTGTGCTCGTGCTCGTGCTCGTGCTCATGCTCGTGCGCGTGTTCGTCCGCATGCGGCGCATCGGCCTGCAGCCCGTCGCTCTCGACGAGGATCTGCGCGAATTCGTTCGCGCCGATGCCGAGGATGCGATCGAGATCGACCTGCGCATAGCTCGACGTGACGATCTCCGCCGTCGTGTTCAGCGCGCGCAGCCGCGCGGTCAGCGCATCGACGTCCGGTGCGTCGACGAGGTCGACCTTGTTGATCACGATGCGGTCCGCGCAGACGATCTGGTCGACCGCCTGGTTGTCGCGGCCGTCGAGCACCAGATCGTCGAGGTGCGCGCGGATATGCTTCGCGTCGACCATCGTGACGACCGCGTCGAGCGCGACCTCCTTCGCGATCGGATCGTCGAGGAAGAAGGTCTGCGCGACCGGATACGGATCGGCGAGGCCGCTCGTCTCGACGATGATGTGATCGAGCCGGTCGGGGCGCGCGACGAGCATCCGCACGATCCGCACGAGATCCTCGCGCACCGCGCCGACGCAGCACAC
Coding sequences within:
- a CDS encoding CobW family GTP-binding protein, with the translated sequence MTHIHTTHSDVEKIPVTVLTGFLGAGKTTLLNYILREKHGRKIAVIENEFGEIGIDGGLVLESTEEIYEMTNGCVCCVGAVREDLVRIVRMLVARPDRLDHIIVETSGLADPYPVAQTFFLDDPIAKEVALDAVVTMVDAKHIRAHLDDLVLDGRDNQAVDQIVCADRIVINKVDLVDAPDVDALTARLRALNTTAEIVTSSYAQVDLDRILGIGANEFAQILVESDGLQADAPHADEHAHEHEHEHEHEHKHEHDDHAHEARAHDDDHDHHEHDASVSSVGIEVEADVDLDALEAWLGELRRADTANLFRMKGILAVQGRAQRYVLQGVHGVIELRAAQAWGCEPRSSRIVFIGRDLDRAALTDRFHACLAAAVAA